A genomic stretch from Oreochromis niloticus isolate F11D_XX linkage group LG11, O_niloticus_UMD_NMBU, whole genome shotgun sequence includes:
- the LOC100694625 gene encoding endothelin-1, with amino-acid sequence MWVELSMCHQMRGARRCIKRVAQFRQLQTRHWQHMKNTVATVWITVSAELHPSTMSAQSSILLLITLWASVQDGLGLPVMNQMEVEVQERVPTHRLRTKRCACSNPLDSECHYFCHLDIIWINTPSKTTVYGLGGAFSRRRRSTGRCTCANRNDQPCTKFCYLSPEITSLQRQKRHSLSILRRAKRAQGAHDSDRGKSPWAQMKSAG; translated from the exons ATGTGGGTGGAGCTTTCAATGTGTCATCAAATGAGAGGGGCGAGGAGATGTATAAAAAGAGTGGCACAGTTCAGACAGCTTCAGACCAGACACTGGCAGCACATGAAGAACACAGTTGCAACTGTATGGATAACAGTCTCTGCAGAGCTCCATCCATCCACTATGTCTGCTCAGAGCAGCATTCTGCTTCTCATCACTCTTTGGGCTTCAGTGCAAGATG GTTTAGGTCTTCCAGTGATGAACCAGATGGAGGTGGAGGTTCAAGAAAGAGTCCCAACACATCGCTTGAGGACCAAACGCTGTGCCTGCTCTAACCCGCTGGACTCAGAGTGTCACTATTTCTGCCACCTGGACATCATATGGATCAACACACCCAG CAAGACGACAGTTTATGGTCTAGGTGGTGCTTTCTCTCGACGCAGACGATCCACTGGCCGCTGCACATGTGCCAACCGCAATGACCAGCCCTGCACCAAATTCTGCTATCTCAG CCCTGAAATCACATCTCTACAAAGACAAAAACGCCACTCACTCAGCATTCTCAG GAGAGCGAAGAGAGCACAGGGTGCACATGATTCAGACAGAGGCAAGTCTCCGTGGGCTCAGATGAAGAGCGCTGGCTAA